Proteins from a single region of Roseburia sp. 831b:
- a CDS encoding Y-family DNA polymerase, which produces MPDEQDFLVPKELHMYIAIDLKSFFASVECRERKRNPLTTNLVVADASRTEKTICLAVTPSLKAYGIPGRARLFEVIQKVRQVNEERLSKAPGNVFTGESDDAEELERNPSLALSFIVAPPRMALYMKYSTMIYDIYLRYVAHEDMHVYSIDEVFMDVTHYLKTYKMTARALACKIIQEVLHETNITATAGIGTNLYLCKIAMDVEAKHVEPDENGVRIAELDETTYRRKLWNHRPLQDFWRVGNGYVRKLEQVGLMTMGDIARCSLGKENEFYNEDLLYRMFGVNAELLIDHAWGYEPCTISDIKTYQPRQHGIGSGQVLSCPYSFEKARLIVKEMTELLTLDLVAQRLVTDQMVLTIGYDIENLTDPKIRAKYKGPVTIDHYGRQVPKHAHGTANMDRKTSSTKQIRKAVLDLYDSIVDPNLLVRRINLTANRVMDETAAKEENTFEQMNLFDLLEPKEDSKMYVESDKKERKLQEAMLDIKTKFGKNAILKGMNLEEGATTIDRNKQIGGHRM; this is translated from the coding sequence GATTTTTTGGTTCCTAAGGAACTACATATGTACATCGCAATTGATTTGAAATCTTTTTTTGCCTCCGTGGAATGCAGGGAGAGAAAACGCAACCCTCTAACTACAAATTTAGTTGTGGCAGATGCAAGCCGTACAGAAAAGACCATCTGTTTAGCGGTGACGCCATCGTTGAAAGCTTATGGTATTCCAGGGCGTGCCAGACTCTTTGAGGTTATCCAGAAGGTCAGACAGGTGAATGAGGAACGTCTTAGCAAGGCACCAGGCAATGTTTTTACTGGGGAATCGGATGATGCAGAGGAGTTAGAACGGAATCCATCACTTGCACTTTCCTTTATTGTTGCGCCACCAAGAATGGCACTTTATATGAAGTACAGTACCATGATTTATGATATCTATTTAAGATATGTGGCGCATGAAGATATGCATGTATATTCCATCGATGAAGTTTTTATGGACGTGACACATTATCTGAAAACTTATAAGATGACGGCAAGGGCGCTCGCATGCAAAATCATCCAGGAAGTTTTGCATGAGACAAATATTACAGCAACAGCCGGAATTGGCACGAATCTGTATCTTTGTAAGATTGCGATGGATGTCGAGGCAAAGCATGTCGAGCCGGATGAAAACGGCGTGCGCATCGCAGAGTTAGACGAGACTACCTATCGCAGAAAATTATGGAATCACAGACCTTTGCAGGATTTCTGGCGTGTCGGGAATGGATATGTCAGAAAGTTAGAGCAGGTGGGGCTTATGACGATGGGAGACATTGCAAGGTGCTCACTTGGCAAAGAGAATGAGTTTTATAACGAAGATTTACTGTATCGGATGTTTGGCGTTAATGCAGAACTCTTGATTGACCATGCATGGGGATATGAACCCTGTACGATTTCAGATATCAAGACCTACCAGCCAAGACAGCATGGCATCGGGTCCGGTCAGGTGCTTTCCTGCCCATATTCCTTTGAAAAAGCGCGTCTGATTGTAAAAGAAATGACAGAGCTTTTGACGTTAGATCTTGTTGCACAAAGGCTTGTGACAGACCAGATGGTGTTGACGATTGGTTATGATATTGAAAACCTGACAGATCCCAAGATACGGGCGAAATACAAAGGTCCTGTTACCATAGACCATTATGGAAGGCAGGTGCCAAAGCATGCACACGGAACTGCCAATATGGATAGGAAGACATCCTCGACAAAACAGATTCGCAAAGCAGTGCTGGATTTGTATGACAGTATCGTCGATCCAAATCTCCTGGTGCGCCGCATCAATCTTACGGCAAACCGTGTGATGGATGAGACCGCTGCCAAAGAGGAGAATACATTTGAACAGATGAATCTGTTTGACTTGCTAGAACCAAAGGAAGATTCGAAAATGTATGTAGAATCCGATAAAAAGGAGCGGAAGCTTCAGGAAGCGATGCTTGATATTAAGACAAAATTTGGGAAAAATGCAATTTTAAAGGGAATGAATCTCGAGGAAGGCGCGACAACCATAGACCGTAATAAGCAGATTGGTGGACATCGGATGTAG
- a CDS encoding EAL domain-containing protein: MYKRTVLIVDDKEINRKILARMLQDKYGLLFAENGKVALECMHEHADVIAAVLLDVMMPVMNGYEVLEEMRQDEVLSKIPVIATSQRDCDEDELKILEMGAQDFIAKPYKAELIIRRLNNIIKLREKAAMVNKAQKDELTGLYNKQFFLHKVQELLEENSHQKYDLLCVGIERFKLVNDTFGVYYGDKVLKYMAAMMKDIAREVGICGRFGADNFYAVLPYKEYTNESFEPWIRRVENFPIEMDIKIHCGIYAIEDASIPVEAMCDRAQLAADKNRGKYDEYFCVYDDSLRKKLLHEQFIIGNMKPALEEHQFQVYYQPKYDLNTGRVAGAEALVRWIHPEMGMISPGDFIPLFETNGFISQLDEYVWECACRDIRSWRDKGYPPIAISVNVSRADIYNPKLIDNLLALIEKYDIPMKYLHLEITESAYTENPQQIIRVVGRLRELGFLIEMDDFGSGYSSLNMLAEMPVDVLKLDMGFIQTETRKASGKGILSFVISLAKWLNLAVVAEGVEQKEQIDVLRSMDCNYAQGYYYSKPLEKSAFEELIRVSEVAEMICTSRTTLDYTINEKNNEALQDGRVMMIVDDIEVNRAALAATFEKEYVIKEFENGKDAWLYLQENASKVDIILLDLLMPVMDGFQLLEKIRTNHQTRQTPVIVMSQMDETMEQRALKMGADDFVSKPYNALVIKKRVSNVVASYELRKIKHGLVSIHLGKSRREEK, translated from the coding sequence ATGTATAAACGAACAGTTCTTATTGTAGATGATAAAGAAATCAACCGAAAAATCTTAGCGAGGATGTTACAGGACAAGTATGGCCTTTTGTTTGCAGAAAATGGAAAGGTCGCATTGGAATGCATGCACGAACATGCAGATGTAATTGCAGCGGTTCTTCTGGATGTGATGATGCCTGTCATGAACGGCTACGAGGTGTTAGAGGAAATGCGCCAGGATGAGGTGTTATCCAAGATACCTGTCATTGCAACATCACAAAGAGATTGTGACGAAGACGAACTTAAGATTTTAGAGATGGGCGCTCAGGACTTTATTGCAAAGCCATACAAAGCGGAGTTAATTATCCGAAGACTGAATAATATCATTAAACTTCGAGAGAAGGCTGCAATGGTGAATAAAGCACAGAAGGATGAACTGACGGGATTATACAATAAACAGTTCTTCTTACATAAGGTGCAGGAGTTGTTAGAGGAAAACAGCCATCAGAAATATGACTTGCTTTGCGTCGGAATTGAACGTTTTAAATTGGTAAACGATACCTTTGGCGTCTATTATGGGGATAAAGTTTTAAAATATATGGCGGCAATGATGAAAGATATTGCCAGGGAAGTTGGAATTTGCGGCAGATTTGGTGCAGATAACTTTTATGCCGTTTTGCCATATAAGGAATATACCAATGAGAGCTTTGAACCATGGATCAGACGTGTGGAGAATTTCCCGATTGAGATGGATATCAAGATTCATTGTGGCATATATGCGATTGAAGATGCTTCGATTCCGGTGGAGGCAATGTGTGACCGTGCACAGCTTGCAGCGGACAAGAATCGTGGAAAATATGATGAATATTTTTGCGTTTATGATGATTCGCTAAGAAAAAAATTGCTTCACGAACAGTTTATCATTGGAAATATGAAGCCGGCGTTAGAAGAACACCAGTTCCAGGTCTATTATCAGCCAAAATATGATTTGAACACAGGCAGGGTTGCGGGAGCAGAGGCATTGGTGCGCTGGATTCATCCGGAAATGGGAATGATATCTCCGGGGGACTTTATACCGCTGTTTGAGACCAATGGCTTTATATCGCAGCTCGATGAATATGTGTGGGAGTGCGCATGCCGGGATATCCGTTCATGGAGAGACAAAGGATATCCGCCAATTGCAATTTCTGTCAATGTTTCCAGAGCTGATATTTATAATCCAAAGCTGATTGATAACCTGCTAGCCTTGATTGAAAAATACGATATTCCGATGAAATACCTTCATCTGGAAATCACAGAATCCGCTTATACAGAGAATCCGCAGCAGATTATCCGCGTTGTCGGACGCCTTCGGGAACTAGGATTTTTGATTGAGATGGACGATTTTGGAAGTGGATATTCCTCCTTAAATATGCTTGCGGAGATGCCGGTAGACGTCTTGAAACTGGATATGGGATTTATCCAGACAGAGACAAGAAAGGCTTCCGGAAAAGGAATCTTAAGCTTTGTCATCAGTCTTGCAAAATGGCTGAATCTTGCAGTGGTAGCAGAAGGAGTCGAACAAAAGGAACAGATTGATGTCCTGCGCTCCATGGATTGTAATTATGCGCAGGGGTATTATTATTCCAAACCGTTGGAAAAAAGCGCCTTTGAGGAGCTGATTCGGGTATCAGAGGTTGCAGAGATGATCTGCACAAGCAGAACTACACTTGATTACACCATCAATGAGAAAAATAACGAAGCGTTACAGGATGGCCGTGTTATGATGATTGTTGATGACATAGAGGTAAACCGTGCCGCATTAGCAGCCACATTTGAAAAAGAATATGTCATCAAAGAATTTGAAAACGGAAAAGATGCATGGTTATATTTACAGGAAAATGCGTCTAAGGTAGATATTATATTGTTGGATTTATTAATGCCGGTTATGGATGGATTCCAATTATTAGAAAAGATTCGAACCAACCATCAGACAAGGCAGACACCGGTGATTGTTATGTCACAGATGGACGAGACGATGGAACAGCGGGCATTGAAGATGGGAGCGGACGATTTTGTCTCGAAACCATACAATGCGCTTGTAATCAAGAAACGTGTCTCAAACGTCGTAGCAAGCTATGAATTAAGGAAAATCAAGCATGGACTTGTGTCGATACATCTTGGAAAGTCAAGACGGGAAGAAAAGTAA